The Saccharolobus shibatae B12 genomic interval ATAACAGTTCCATGAACTCTTATATACTTAATGTATAGATTCCTTAAATTTATAGGAGTTAAATCACTCTCCTTTATACCAACACCTAAGACTATAATATCTCCTCCTTTTCTTGTGATTTTAATTGATGTATTTAACGTATCTGGCCCTAACGAATCAAAGACCACATCAACCCCCCTTCCATTTGTATAATCCATGACTTCGTTTAAAACGTCTTGTTCCTTATAATTTATCACTAAATCAGCTCCAATCTCTTTAAGTTTTTTAGCTTTCCACTCCTCGCTTGTGGTAGTTATGACATTAGACTTAAATAGTTTAGCTATTTGAATGGCAAACGTACCAACTCCCCCACTTCCACCCCAAATAAATACGTTCATTCCTTCTTTCAGCTGAACTCTTTTAGTTAGGGCATGCCATGCAGTTAATAAAGATAATTGTATCGTTGAAGCTTGTATGTAATCCCAATCAAATGGCATGACATTTTCCTTAGGAATTGAAATTAACTCCGCATAGGATCCGTTAATATCCCTTCCTATTACACCGAACGATTTGCAAAGATTTTCATAACCTTCTTTACAGTATTCACATGAATTATCATGAAGTATTGGGAAACCTATAACTTTTTGACCTTCTGTAACAGTATTAACTTTTTCGCCTACTTTTTCTACAATACCCGAGAAGTCAACTCCCAAAATATGAGGGAATTTTTTCACAAACTGCTTATATCCACCTACTCTAACTACTGCATCTAAACTGTTAACTGAAGCAGCTTTAACTCTCACCAAGATACTGTTATCATCTATTTGAGGATCTTCAATATCATTAAATTCTATAACATCTGGCCCACCATATTTACGGATAAACGCTGCTTTCATAATTCATCACTAAACGAACTTTACGTTAATCTCTTTCTTCCCCTCAACTCTTACCCTATCTCCCTTATAGATGCTAATTGGACCTATGAACACTCCTAATGAAACATATCCTTCCATATCCTTTCTTACTCTCTCTTCTAGCTTATACTTAGGCTCTCCCTCACCAACTAATGCATCATTTATATAAAGTTTAAAGGAACCATATGGTGGATCTATTTCTGGGCCTACATATAATCTAGCAGCATGAACGTTATCAGCTATTGCGTAATATGAAGGAAGTTCCCAAGTTGTAAATCTCGTTGCTGGCAGTTCTAATCCGAGAAATGTCTTTTCTACTGTACCATTACAGACTAACGCTATTATCTCTACCTCTAATTTGTGACTTTTAAACCATAGTTCAATATCACTGCTTGTTGTAATCATGGGTTTTGTCAACACCCCTATTCCACTTTTAGCTATTTTATAACCACCTAAACCTTCACTATTTACAAGCATTTTTGCAAACTCTTTTCCAACCTCTTTAGCTTCACTCTCAGCTAATGGAAATGGTATTATCTCACTCCTATTCCTATAGGCATTAAATAAGAGTTCCGCTTTATTCATCAATATCTAATAAATAAAAAGTTATTAAAAAGATTTTCGAAAAGTCTTTTAAAAAGATTTTCATCTAATCGTTGGGAGGTGCTTTCATGTAGACATCCTATTTGATATCTGTTTGTAAACTTATATCAGATTACCTCTAATATACTGTACTCCTTCAATTAAGCTTTGCTAAGTTTTCCTTCAAAGCAGTATAGGCTTAAGATTTAAACTTAGGTAAAGAAGTATTAATTAAGTTAAGGTTAGGGCACTCCATACAAGGGATCTTGCAATTGAACGTTTGATAAGTAACATTTTCCCCTTTATTTCTAGTTATATAAATGTCTTTAAAGGGGAATTTTTACGCTATTCCAATAATTTCACGATTAGCTATCGAGCAAGATGACTGTTTGAGTGCAACCCCTATCATTCATAATGTGAGCTACCATTCCTAAAGCTTTACCCCTCACATCTCTTCGCTATTAAGTGAATTTAAGACTGCCAAGAGAGAAAGAAGAAAAACCTTAGAATATTAAAGTGTAATAATCAAGTTAGAGCTCTAATAATATGATGAAAAGATGAGCTTCAAGAAAAGTTTATTACTATGTTTAATTAAGCTACTTATTAGACCCATAATGGTAAAACTGCTATTTTTCTCTCCTACTCCAAATGAGAGTAAGAGAGTTGGCGTATACTTAAATGGTAAAATAGTTGACTTAGTTAATGCCTATAGAGTTATATATAGCGCTGAACCACCCAACTGGTTTTTTGACATGAAAGCTTTAATAGAGGGTGGAGAAGAAGCTATAAATTTAGTAAATAATTTAATTAATAAAATAAATAAGAACGAACAAGATGATAGTAGAAAAATATTTTTCGATCCTAATAATATTACATATTATCCACCCGTTCCAAATCCAGAGAAAATCTTTTTGTTGGCTGTTAATTATAGAGCACATGGAAGTGAGGCTGGTGCCAAGCCTCCTGATGAACCATATATATTTACTAAATTCACTAACGCACTTATTGGGCATAATCAAGCTGTTTTAATACCCAAGTCCTCAACTAAAGTTGACCATGAAGTTGAGTTAGCAGTAATAATTGGTAAAAAGTGTAAGTATATAAAGTCATCAGAAGCCTACAACTACGTTTTTGGTTATACAATCCTTAATGATGTAAGTTTTAGAGATAGGCAACTTCCTCCAGGTTGGCCTAAAGTTTCTGACCCTTACGGACAGAGATGGGTTCACGGTAAAGGTATGGATACTGGGGCTCCAATGGGTCCTTGGATTGTCACAAAGGATGAAATACCCAATCCATACTCATTAAAATTAACCTTAAGGGTAAACGGAGAGGTTAGGCAAGAAGGTTATGCAGAGGACATGATATTCAAAATAGACCAAGTAATAGAGTATTTATCAAATGGAATAACGTTAAAGCCTGGAGATGTAATATCCACTGGTACTCCTCCCGGAGTAGCGTTAGCTACTGGAAAATACCTTAAACCCGGAGATGTAATGGAAGCTGAGATTAGTAATATAGGTGTATTAAGAAATTACTTAGTCGAAGAAAAATGGATATAATTTTTTATTATTATCGTGATTATCATAATAGCCATAAAAAAAATAAAAATAGAATTAAACTAAAATATACACTTAACTTAAATGTTAGGAAAAAACTTAAATAAGCGCTAAAGCTTACTTTCTATGTGGTGTAGAAGATATGTTAATAGATGTTTTAAGACTTTCCCACGCATGTATAAGAGTTACTAATTTAGAGAGAGCTTTGTATTTCTATAGGGATCTATTAGGATTCATAGAAACAGAAACTAAAGGTGAATATGCATATTTAAGGGGCATTGAGGAAGGTCAACATCATAGCCTAGTACTAAAACGAGCTAGTTCTCCCGGCTTAAGTTATTTAGGTTTTAGGGTTAGAAGAGCTGAGGAACTAGATAAAGCTAAAGAGCTAATTGAGAAATATAATCTAAAGGTTAGGAAGTTTAAAGAAGAGGCAGTAGAAGATGCAATAATTTTCGAATCACTTGCTGGAATACCCATAGTATTATATTATAACATGGAATATGTGGCGGACCCCAGAATTCAACGTCTACAATTTTCAATTCAAAGAGGTGCAAGACCAGTCAAAATAGATCATGCAGTTGTAATGGTTAATAACATTGATAAGGAATATGAATTCTATCATAATGTATTTGGTTTTTATGAAACCGAAGGATATATAGATAACGAAGGTAAGCGGGTGATAGCGTTTCTTACGAAATTTGGACACTCCCACGAGATTGCAATTGGTAAATACGATAAGAACGTTCCAGCATTAAGTCATATTAATTACTCCGTGCAAAACGTTGATGATATAATAAGGGCTGCCGATATTTTGGGTTCTAAAGGGTTAAAGAAATGTGTTGAGACTGGAGTATTTAAGCATAGAGCAGCTTCAACAATTACAGCCTATTTCAGAGATTTAGATGGAAATAGAATAGAACTATCTTCTCAAGATTATTTCATTTTAGACCCAGATAAACTACCTCCCTTAGAGTATCCCATAAGTTTGCTAAGTGCTGAAGGCGACTTCTGGGGACCATTCCCATTCTCTGTACTTAATGATGTTATGCCAGTTGAAGATATATTTACCGGAGAAATAAAAACCGAGAGTCACTACAAGCGATAGAATACATAACAACTACTAATACTTCCTTGAAATTTACGTAATTTTTGCATTATTTAACTTTTTTCTTCTCAGCTCAGCGTTACCTTGCTCTTCTTGCATCCCTATTCTCCAGATAGTATTTTCAAATATATTCCTTACCTTAAATAGTCATAATATTTTGTATGAAATATATAAGTGATTTTCATTAAACTATATATTTTTAGCCATTATTATTAAGAAATTTTTAGGAAGTAAAGCAATCTTTTAAAATATTTTTAACGTAACCTAAAAGTGCAAGGATTTTTCCAATAAAGTCCACTCCCGACTTAAACCCAATCGAGTTTTAAGGAATTAAAGTGTTGAATTAATACCTATTACAGCCTTGAATATGCTCTTATCTCAATGGAGGAGAAGTTTTGCCATCTAGTTTTAACTCCTGACGTCTCACCGCACTGGAAGAGTCAGAGGGTTCCCTCCCAGAGGGCTCATCGTTCCCCTCATTGATTCGGGTTTACATCTCTCATTTGAGGAGCAGTAGGGGGGTATCAGAACTCCCCCACCTAAATGTGGAGATCCGTCATAGAATGCCTCTGGATCCCATGAAAGAGAGAAGAGGAATGGTAGTTGCTCCTCCCACAGTCCCACTAAGCCCTTAATCGAGCTGGGGAAGAGCGTCATTAGCACTACTAAAGGATATCTCGACAAAGGGGTATTTAGATATAAGGGGACTATCCATCTCCATAAATGGTGAAGCTTTTCGCCCCCTTAACCTATATTTTCGTAATTATACTAACTATTGAGTTGATAAGTCTCATGACGTACCCAAGGAAGAGGATGGCATGAAAAAATTTTATCTACAATCGTTACGTTATCTATTATTAACTTTTATCAAGTTTAATTCACTAACTATTTATACTAATTCAGACATTCTTCTATATTTTGTATTGGTTAAAGTTATATTCTTTTCACTCCTACTAAGAAAAGTATCATAAAAATTTATTTTCAGAAAGATTTTCTAAAAGTAAATAGTAATAAATCATCCCCGAATATTCTTTAACAGGAGAAAGTATCTCTTCAACGTTATCTACTCCTAAAAATCTCTTAGCCTTATTTCTGAATCCGACATCTCCAGTCGGAATTACATCAATCCTTCCTAATCCTCTTAACAGTATGTAGTTTATCGACCATTTTCCTAATCCCTTTAAATCCTTAATTGATTCGAAACTGTCATTATTCTTTAAGGCATTTACAGCATTCAATATATACTCAACTTTTCTGGAACTATAACCTATCTTTCTGAGATCTTCAGGTTTAGTCTCAATCAAATCTTCAATAGTTGGAAAGGCGTTAATTTGCATATCATCTAGCATGACCTTTCCTCCGTATTTTTCAGCTAGTTTATTAACTAAAGTTAAACAGACGTTAAGTGATATCTGTTGACAGGAAATTGCATTGATAATCGTCTCTAAAAGGGTCGGAAAAACTACCGGTTTTGCACCAATGAATTTTCTAGCTAAGTTAGAAAAATACTGATTACTCAAAATCTTATTATAAAAATTCGTTAGATCGACGTCTAACCCTAAAACCCTCCTCAAAGTCCTAATTGTATTTTCCTCGTCAACTTTTTCATTACCTAAAATCTCAACTCTGAGCTTAGGATCGTGGACTCCCTTAATTTGCTTTACTTTAACTATTACATTCTTGTTGAATACCCTAACGTAAGATTTATCGGGCAATATCTCATCTACCTTGTTATTCTTCACCCTCTTCAAAAGCCAAGCAGTATAAATTAAATTGAAAGGAGGCACTATATCCTCTATCTCTATACTACGCATCGCTTTTCCCAATTCTGGATAAGGCTATCTTCTTCTCGGTTCCTTCCTTATAAACATCAGTTAGCTCTATCTCCCTTAACCATTTAACACTTTCATAGCAGTATTGGGAGGGAAATACTAACCTTATTGGTCCTCCCTTTTCCTTTGACAATGGTTTCCCCATATATTCGTAAGCTAAAACTACATTATCTTCCATAAGCTTCTCTAAACTTAAGGTTATAGTATAATCCCCTGCTCTGAAAATCGCGTATTTAGCATTATTTAACGGTCTGGCCAGTAAAAGTAAATTCCTAACTCTAACACCCTGCCATTGTGTGTCTTTAATTTCCCATCCCTCGACACATTTGAAATCAAACGTTAAACCCACTTTCGGTAAAGCCCTAATATCGCTAAGTGTGAGATTAAGATTCTTTTCTACTAAGCCGTAAATCTTAAGTACAAAGTCATCCATAATTAACTACAGTAGCGTCATAATATTTAAATACTTAACCTAAATTATTAGTTCAATCTTCTCGTTTAAATGAAGAAGGAACATTTAGAAAAATTTTAACTGTTAAGAAACTTACTAACAATTAATATTAAAAATTATCAAACTTTTTTATCTTTATCTAAATGCGAATTTCAAACTTTTCAATTGAGACACTAGATCTTCTAAAACTTTGTCCAGTGAGGTTTTATCAATTTTATTAAAGATAATACAATTTCTGTGTAAGATAAAAAATGTCATAGAAGAAATAAAAAACGATTATTTCTATAATCATATAGGAAAACATCAAATTAATATGCAATAAAGGGAGAAAATCACGTTCATTCACAATAGGTAATATACTATGTTCGGCACTATCAATGATTGGTAAGAGGAAGAACAAGCTTAAAGTGAGGGGCTCCATTGCCCCTTTGTGGCGACTCCCTCGCCGCCTTTTATGGGGTTGGAGTCCCTCAATAAACAATTAGCACTTGAGAAGTTAAAGTTATCTATCAACAAACAGAGTGTGGACAACAATTTCATTCA includes:
- a CDS encoding molybdopterin-dependent oxidoreductase; translation: MDDFVLKIYGLVEKNLNLTLSDIRALPKVGLTFDFKCVEGWEIKDTQWQGVRVRNLLLLARPLNNAKYAIFRAGDYTITLSLEKLMEDNVVLAYEYMGKPLSKEKGGPIRLVFPSQYCYESVKWLREIELTDVYKEGTEKKIALSRIGKSDA
- a CDS encoding 2-keto-4-pentenoate hydratase, whose product is MNKAELLFNAYRNRSEIIPFPLAESEAKEVGKEFAKMLVNSEGLGGYKIAKSGIGVLTKPMITTSSDIELWFKSHKLEVEIIALVCNGTVEKTFLGLELPATRFTTWELPSYYAIADNVHAARLYVGPEIDPPYGSFKLYINDALVGEGEPKYKLEERVRKDMEGYVSLGVFIGPISIYKGDRVRVEGKKEINVKFV
- a CDS encoding zinc-binding dehydrogenase, translating into MKAAFIRKYGGPDVIEFNDIEDPQIDDNSILVRVKAASVNSLDAVVRVGGYKQFVKKFPHILGVDFSGIVEKVGEKVNTVTEGQKVIGFPILHDNSCEYCKEGYENLCKSFGVIGRDINGSYAELISIPKENVMPFDWDYIQASTIQLSLLTAWHALTKRVQLKEGMNVFIWGGSGGVGTFAIQIAKLFKSNVITTTSEEWKAKKLKEIGADLVINYKEQDVLNEVMDYTNGRGVDVVFDSLGPDTLNTSIKITRKGGDIIVLGVGIKESDLTPINLRNLYIKYIRVHGTVIGTKKDLKQVTNLVKEGKIKPVIDSVFNLKDVSVAHKKLEKGERVGKIVLTIS
- a CDS encoding fumarylacetoacetate hydrolase family protein; protein product: MVKLLFFSPTPNESKRVGVYLNGKIVDLVNAYRVIYSAEPPNWFFDMKALIEGGEEAINLVNNLINKINKNEQDDSRKIFFDPNNITYYPPVPNPEKIFLLAVNYRAHGSEAGAKPPDEPYIFTKFTNALIGHNQAVLIPKSSTKVDHEVELAVIIGKKCKYIKSSEAYNYVFGYTILNDVSFRDRQLPPGWPKVSDPYGQRWVHGKGMDTGAPMGPWIVTKDEIPNPYSLKLTLRVNGEVRQEGYAEDMIFKIDQVIEYLSNGITLKPGDVISTGTPPGVALATGKYLKPGDVMEAEISNIGVLRNYLVEEKWI
- a CDS encoding VOC family protein encodes the protein MLIDVLRLSHACIRVTNLERALYFYRDLLGFIETETKGEYAYLRGIEEGQHHSLVLKRASSPGLSYLGFRVRRAEELDKAKELIEKYNLKVRKFKEEAVEDAIIFESLAGIPIVLYYNMEYVADPRIQRLQFSIQRGARPVKIDHAVVMVNNIDKEYEFYHNVFGFYETEGYIDNEGKRVIAFLTKFGHSHEIAIGKYDKNVPALSHINYSVQNVDDIIRAADILGSKGLKKCVETGVFKHRAASTITAYFRDLDGNRIELSSQDYFILDPDKLPPLEYPISLLSAEGDFWGPFPFSVLNDVMPVEDIFTGEIKTESHYKR
- a CDS encoding DNA-3-methyladenine glycosylase family protein — its product is MRSIEIEDIVPPFNLIYTAWLLKRVKNNKVDEILPDKSYVRVFNKNVIVKVKQIKGVHDPKLRVEILGNEKVDEENTIRTLRRVLGLDVDLTNFYNKILSNQYFSNLARKFIGAKPVVFPTLLETIINAISCQQISLNVCLTLVNKLAEKYGGKVMLDDMQINAFPTIEDLIETKPEDLRKIGYSSRKVEYILNAVNALKNNDSFESIKDLKGLGKWSINYILLRGLGRIDVIPTGDVGFRNKAKRFLGVDNVEEILSPVKEYSGMIYYYLLLENLSENKFL